From the genome of Phycisphaerae bacterium:
CTCAAGCAGTAGCCCAGAAACACGTCCGCCAGAGTCGCTCGCCGATCCTACTTCGGATACGCCGTCTCTCCCTCGTTCGCCCGCCGCAACTTCGTCAATACCTCCGGCGCGAACTTCGGCTCGCGGTCGTAGTAGTACAACCCGTTGGTCTCCTGCTCGATATCGTAGAGTTGCGTATAGCACCACCCGCAGAGGTTCGGCGTCCCGTTGAGCACCTCGATCGTCTCGACGTACCGCCGCACGAACTCCTCCTCGGTCTTCGGCCGCTCGCCATAGCCCCAATCGCCGCCGCTGCTCCGCGGATTCCACCA
Proteins encoded in this window:
- a CDS encoding beta-galactosidase, producing WWNPRSSGGDWGYGERPKTEEEFVRRYVETIEVLNGTPNLCGWCYTQLYDIEQETNGLYYYDREPKFAPEVLTKLRRANEGETAYPK